The following is a genomic window from Bacillota bacterium.
ATCGACGCGGTGCTCAAGGGCGCAGGGCTGCCGTCCATCGCAGATGTACTCGCGTCTCAAGTCAGAACGCCTGTCGCCATAGTGGACACCGAGTGGAATCTCTTGGCTCAGACTAACCGGGCCGGCGACCCGGACGAGCCCGCCGCCGTATGTTGGGACGAGGAGGTCGAACGCCTCAAAGCGGGCAAACCAGTTGAGCTCAGTCTCAAAGATGGGAGTATTCCAAGCAACGTCTATCGCATATCCTCTGAGACTTCAGATGGGCAGGTGCGCACTTTCATCGTCACCGAGGTGAGAACGGACAACGCCCATTACGGGCGCGTGATAGCGCTGGAACCCACACGGCGGGCGCTTAGCAGGGTGGATGTTCTTGCGATTCAGCATGCAGCGACCGGAGCCGCGTTGGAGACCCTCAAGGCCAAAGCTGCGGCCGAGGTAGAGCGGAGGTTCAGGAGTAGCTTCTGGCAGGACGTCGTGAACTCCAGGTTCCAGAACCGGGAGGCGCTGATTCAGCGCGCGAGGGCGCTCGGTTGGAATTTCGCAACTCCGCACATTCTGCTCATGGTGAGCCTTGACTCGCGGGACGTGGTCAGCCAGAATCCCCGAGCCGAGAACACGGTGGATATCGTGAGGGATCGGATACTGCGTGTCGTTGGGCTTACGCGATCCTCCAACGATTCGTGCGGGCATGGCATGCTGTGCTTCGATGATGGAAGCGGAATGGTCGTCCTGGTCCCTGTAGACAGGAACACTGACGCGATCCGCGCGAAAGAGACAGCCATGGAGATCGCGCACTCAATTAAGAAGGCTGTGAACAGTGAGATTGCGCCGATGACCGTGTCGGTTGGCATAGGGCGCTTCTACCCGGACGTCCTCGAGCTGGCAAGGTCTTATCGTGAGGCGAGGGAGTGCGTGGGGCTAGGGAGGGCGCTGTTTGGAGACAACAGCGTGATACACTTCGACGACCTCGGGCTTTACCGGCTCCTGTCTCGCGCGAGCGATCCCAAAGAGCTTGAAACGTTCATCAGCGAGCAGATAGGGCGTCTTGTCGAGTACGACAGGCTTCACCACACCCAGCTTCTGACCAGCCTAGAAGAGTACATTGCTTCCAACGGCAACATCCGGGCAGCCGCTGCGGCCATGCATGTCCACATCAACACGATGAAGTACAGGCTCAGACGGTTGGAGAAGGTTCTCGGTGTTGACCTCCGTAGTCACGAGGTGTGCTTCAATTTGGAACTGGCGCTGAAGCTACGAAGGTATGTACAGCTGTTTTCGTGAGGTTGCTCCCCGAGCAGCCTAGATGGATCTGGACGCTCATCCGTGAGCGAGCGCAAGAAGGAAGGGGATTCGCGTAGAGCCGAAGCCACACTACAGTGAGGAAGTGGAGTACTTTCTCGAGCTCGGAATAGCGGAGACGTTGTTGGTGAGGATGGGGATGGCGAGCCTCGAAACAGCCGAAGCCAGGTTTCATACGGTTCTGGAGCTTGACCCAGGAAACATCGAGGCTCTCAACCTGCTGGCTCAGATTTGCGCTCAGACTCGAAGGCACTCAGAGGCCCGCGAGCTTCTTGGGCGTGCTCTGGACAGTGCGGCGGGTGACCGAGATCTAGTGGTGGAACTCGTGGAGGCGCTTGCCGGAATCTACGAGAAAGCAGGCAAGTACCGGCTGGCCGTGAAGACCTACCGGGTCGGCCTCGGACGCATTGAGAGCGCAGCGTTGCACAACGGTATCGCTTACTGCTATGCGAAGCTTGGTCATTATCGGAAGGCGGTCTCCCACTCGAGGCGTGCGGTCGAGCTTGAGCCTGGCAACGCCGTCTATGTGAATGACCTCGGATATACGCTGCTGGAAGCTGGGGACCTTGACGGTGCGAAGACGGTGTTGGAGCGGGCAGTCGAGCTTGACCCTGACAACGAGCTTGCCCGCGGAAACCTGGCGTACTGCCTTGATCTGCAGAGCCGCGGTCGTGCTCTCCCGGGCGTTCCTGCGGACCACTGAGCCGGCACCGTCCAGCGGTCGCGCATCTTGCACTTCTACCCATCCAGAGTGTCCTCGAGAATGATACGCGAGGTGTGCCTCGCGTTCTGTGGATGGGCAGACCTTGCCACTGGACATCATCGTGTCAACTGTGGTCAGGATCGGTCAGAATTCCCCCCTTAACGGCATGCCCAACGCCCCAGCCGCCGAAGTTCCCCTCCCGCAGTCTGACGTAAGGCCTGGCCATAGACTTGCGAGACCCCTTATAATAGCGGTAGATGGAGTTGACAGACAGAGTTGATAAAGGGTGATCCAAGTGAACAACACAGCGTCCGGTGCGCGCGAAACCTTGCGCCTCCTCATGGAGCGTGCGAGCTGCCGCAACTTCACTAGCGACAAGACCCCGCCCGATGTCTTGCGACAGGTGCTCGAGGCAGGCATCCAGGCGCCCACCGGGGGCAACCTGCAACCATACAGCATAATCAAGATAGAAGACCAGGCCACCAAGGACAGGCTGGCCAAGCTCTGTGAGGACCAGCCTTTCATCGCTCGCGCGCCCGTGGACCTCCTGTTCTGCATCGACCTGCACCGATTGGAGCGTTGGGCAGCCCTTGAGGCTGCGCCTTTTGCGGCGAGAAAAAGCTTCAGGCATTTCTGGATCGCTTTCCAAGACACCGTGATGTGCGCCCAGAACGTATGCACGGCCGCGGACGCGCTCGGCCTTGGGTCGGTGTATGTGGGGAGTGTGCTGGAGTGCTTCCGAGAGCTACGCGAGATGTTCAGCCTTCCTTGCGGCGTGTTTCCCGTTGTGCTGCTCTGCTTGGGCTATCCCGCTAAGGAGTCGCGCCCCTCGCGGCGCCTTGGTGTCGACGTAGTGGTTCACGATGAGGCCTACCGTGAGATGGACGACGCGAGGCTGGTAGAGGCGTTTCGAGCCAAGTATCCGACCCTCAAGGTGGTCCCCACTCCCGAGCGACTCCGCGAGATCAGCGATGTCTGTCGCGCCGTCGGGGGTGAGGCATTGGCGGAGGAGTGCCTCGCGCGCATTCAGGCTCAGGGGTTCATAAACGCGGCGCAGAGGTATTTCGGCCTGCACTACCGTGCCGATCAGATGTCCCAAGGCAACCGCGAGTTTCTGCAAACCCTGCGCGACTTCGGCTTCGAGTGGGCGGACGCTGCCCCGGATGATGCGATATGATGCGATCTAGGTTGGGCACGCTTCTCGAACCCGCCGAACCTGCCGGCTCCTCTTGCCGCATCCGCGTCAAAGGGGTGGGACGACGCCGGCAAGAGCCGCAGTAGCAATGCAGTAGCAATGCCGGGAAGCGGGAAGGCTAAAACATGAAATCGCTCGTCAAGGACTGATGCACATGGGCACCTCCAACGAAATACACGCGCTCAGGGCGAAGGGCCTCGAATACATGAGAAGAGGGGAGTTTGAGGAGGCACAGAAGGTATTCGAGAGGCTGGCGAAGAGCGATCCGGACCCTTCTTCCCGCAATAATCTAGCGGCGTGCCGCTTCAAGCAGGGAGACCTCAAGGGGGCCTTGGGGGCGCTTGAGCCCAACCTTGAAGCGGAGTTGTTGAATCCCTTCGCGCACGCCCTGGCGGCGCAAGTCTTTGCGGCGTTAGGGCGTCGGGGGGAGGCTGAGAGGCACCTTGCCAGAGCCATATCTGATTTTGAAACGGGAATGAAGACTGTGGTGCCAGCGGGCTTGGCCGCCGAGGAGCCGTGGCGCGAGTATACTGTGATCATCAAGAGGGCCGCCGGAGACCTCGGTCATCACCGCCAAGTCCTCGACCTGTATCGCAAGTGGGAGAGATATCACGTTAATCCTGAGGATCGGTTCCTGGCCGGCGTCGCCGCCTTCAATCTCGGCCGGTTTTCGCAAGCTGTGTCGTTTTGGAGGGCAGTGGCCCCGCGCGGATGGGGGTTCGCGGACGTGTACGTCACGGTGGCGAGTGCCGTGGACGCGGGCACCGTGCCGCCGTTTCCCTTGGAGTACCACGTGCCGGAACCGCATGAAATCAAGGGGCACAAGACCGCTGATGACCTGCGAAGTTTGGCGCAGCAGGGCTGGTTTCGCATGCTCGCGCTTGGGAGCATCCTCGGTGCATCTCGCGATTACGAGGGAAAACGGCTTGCAGCCGCGCAGCTGGGGACCATTATTCGGTATGGGGGTGACTGGGGGCTGGACTTGGCGAAGCGCATTCTGTCAGCGCCCGCTGACATTGGCCAGGAGATGAAAGTGGCCGCCGCAGATGCCCTCGTGGAACTGGGTATTTATAAAGAGGGTGAGTCCATCGAGGCAGTGGTGGACGGCAAGCCGAGGTACCTGGTCATCCGGACTTCCAAGATCGCTGAGGAGCCAGACGAGACTGTCGAGGTGTTGCTAGAGGAGGCGAGCCTTCTCCGCAGCGTAGGCAAAATCGACGAGGCGATTGAGAAGCTGCGGCCATTACTCGAACGCGGCAGCTTTTACCCGCCTGCCATCTTAATGTTGGCCAACCTTCTAAGGAGGAAGGACCAGCTGGATGAGGCCGAGGGTCTTCTCCTTACTCTGAAGGACGTCGCGCCGAGCGACCCCGCTGTGCTTTTCAACCTTGCTGGGCTCTACATACAACGCGGTGACCCCATGCGCGCCAGGAAGTACGCCGACCAGATAGATCGCCGCCGCGCGACCGACGAGATCCGCGAAAAGCTCCCGCTCCTCGAGGACGAGATAGATCGCCTCGAGCTCTTAACAGTCAGGCCGAGCGAGGTCGCGGCGGTCGTTGCAGAGTCTTGGCGCGAAGACCAGGAGGACAAGCCTATCTCGCTAAACACAAAACTATCCCAGGCCGTGCGCACAGTGCCTGCGGGATGGGTCAACGCTGCTTGCGAAGCGCACGGTATCGATCCGGCGTCTACTAGACACAGGAAAGAGCGGGCGGAAGCACTCACGCGACGCCTCGTCGATCTGCGCCACATGGAGGAAATCGTGTCGAATCTGGAGGAAGACGAAAGAGCAGCCCTCCGCTTTGTCCTCAATGAAGGGGGGTGGGCCAAAATCTCGGCTCTCACTCGGCGGTTCGGCTCCATGGAGGGCGACGGGTTTTGGTGGGAAGAAACCCCACCTAGGTCCACCCTCGGAAGGCTTCGACTCAAGGCCTTGCTATTTGTTGGGAGAGCTGTCATCGACGGGCGTCGGTGCAAAGTCGCGGTGATTCCGCTCGAGCTGCGCGAGGGCCTCGCGAAGCTTCTCGGATCACGCCCTCCGGCCGCTGGAGCGCCAGAGCGCGCGTGCCGGAAGGCACCCAGTGAGGCTCCGGACGAGAGTGGGCAAGGTGGGGCGAGGCAAGAGGCAGCGAAAAGCGCTGGTTTCAAGAGAGGGCGGCGCGCGCCACGAGGCGGACGCTGATTGGGCCCCCACGATAATGTATGACGGCAGCAAATCGCGTGGTGACCATTTTCCCCATCTGTTGCCAGGGCGTCGGACGGCGACCGCGACCGCGAACGCGAGGTCTCGCCTATGTGCCTACGTTGCCTACGTCCCCGTACCCTGCGTCCTGCCTACGCTCCACGTCATGGACTTCTAGAGACAGGCCCGGGGAGACAGACCCGCTTGCGCGGGCCCGAAAGCCTCCAGCCTAACTGCCAGGTTGACGTAGCAGGGGCACTTGATGGCCATATCACATTTGGGCATGGACCTGCATCCATCTATTGACCCAGTGCCACTTTTGTGGTAGCTTCATATTGACAATAGTCTGATGTCAGGTGACTGATGTGTCAGACTATTGGGGCATCGCCTGGACATCGTCTTGACTTGGGCATTGGTCATCCATACAAGTGTTGATACGACCGGAGGAAGGCTGGGGAGGATATGCGTCAACGAGTTTCTGTGAGCGATGAGGTGGAGGAGTATCTCAGGGACCTCATTCGGAAGCTGGGCCCGAACCAACGTCTCCCCAGCGAGTCAGAGCTGTGCGCTGAGACAGGTGCGGGGCGGTCCACCATCCGCGAAGTCATCAGAACTCTTGAGAAAGAGGGTTTATTGTTCAGACGCCAAGGGGTCGGTACATTCACTGTAGTAAACCACGGCCCGGTCATCGGGGGGCTTGAGGTCCTTCGGGGTATTCCAAAGATAGTTCGCGCGGCTGGACAGAAACCGAAGATCGTCTCAACTACCATCGCTGTGATCAACGACGTTAGCGACGAGATCCGTTCTGCACTCGGACTTGGAGATGAGACCCAGCAAGTTGTGTACGCCCGGCAGTTGTATCTGAGTGATGATGTCCCGATCATCCTAGGTGACAGCTTCGTCCCGGGTCGTTTATTCTCGGACCCGGTTGCCTTTTGCGCGCGTTTGAAAGACGCGGCGGAAAAGAGCCTATGCCTCTTCGAGGTGCTCGAGCGTTACAAGATCTTCGTCAAATACGCAGTCTCCGATGTAGAAGCGGTTGCCGCGCCTGAGCCCATAAGCGACCTCCTCGATGTGCCGCGCGGCCATCCGCTTCTGCTGCTCAAAGAAGTACACTACTCCGGCCAGGGGAAGCCCGTCATTTACTCTCGAGACTTCATAGAGACGGCCCGATACCGGTGTGTCGTCGTGCGTAGGAAAATATGAGAGGCTGAGGTGGAGACATGTGACTTCGTACTTGGAAAAGGTTGATTTTCGTCTTCCAACCGGACTTGAGGGCCGGGACCAGTACCACATCTGTTGCAAGCCAGGAGACGTTGCTCCTGCAGTGCTTGTGCCGGGCGACCAGGGTCGCGTCGGGAAAATCGTGGCCATGCTGGATGGGGCCGAGAAGAAAGCGGAGAACCGAGGGATGATTACATATACCGGCACATACAAGGGGTGGCCTGTCTCGGTTACATCGACCGGTATGGGGGGGCCTTCCGCAGCGATCGCCTACGAGGAGCTCATAAACGTCGGCGCGAAGCTCTTAATCCGCGTCGGCAGCATGGCGGGCCTCCAACCAGAGGTTCATGAGGGCGACGTAGTCATCGCTTACGCATGCGTCCGAGATGACGGCGCCTCCCAGTACTATGTCCAGCAGAACTACCCCGCGGTCGCTTCCCCGGATGTAGTCCAAGCTTTGGTTCAATCTGCCAGGGAGCTTTCAATTCCGGTGCACGTGGGAATCAACTGGAGCCACTCGTGTTTCTACAGTCGTTCTCCTGAATACTTTCAGGCGTGGGCTAGAAAGCGTGTCACGTCCATGGAAATGGAAGGAGCAGCCCTTTTCGTCGTGGGGGCGCTGAGGGGGGTTCATTGTGGCCTCATCGGGACGTGTTTCGCAAACAGAGGCCTGCAGTCGCAGCAAGATGTGGTCGACCTATCGGTTCCGCGCATTGACAGGGAGGTGATTGAGAGGGGGGTCAGGAACTCCATCAAGATCGCGTTGGAAGCTGTCGTGAAAGCGTACACTGGTGGTTTGATTTGTTAGAGGGAAGGCA
Proteins encoded in this region:
- a CDS encoding tetratricopeptide repeat protein; this translates as MEYFLELGIAETLLVRMGMASLETAEARFHTVLELDPGNIEALNLLAQICAQTRRHSEARELLGRALDSAAGDRDLVVELVEALAGIYEKAGKYRLAVKTYRVGLGRIESAALHNGIAYCYAKLGHYRKAVSHSRRAVELEPGNAVYVNDLGYTLLEAGDLDGAKTVLERAVELDPDNELARGNLAYCLDLQSRGRALPGVPADH
- a CDS encoding nucleoside phosphorylase, with translation MEKVDFRLPTGLEGRDQYHICCKPGDVAPAVLVPGDQGRVGKIVAMLDGAEKKAENRGMITYTGTYKGWPVSVTSTGMGGPSAAIAYEELINVGAKLLIRVGSMAGLQPEVHEGDVVIAYACVRDDGASQYYVQQNYPAVASPDVVQALVQSARELSIPVHVGINWSHSCFYSRSPEYFQAWARKRVTSMEMEGAALFVVGALRGVHCGLIGTCFANRGLQSQQDVVDLSVPRIDREVIERGVRNSIKIALEAVVKAYTGGLIC
- a CDS encoding PucR family transcriptional regulator, whose protein sequence is MQLTVGEALGLNPLNLARVIAGEAGLSNAIESVTVVDAPDAVEWLRGGELVLTTAYSIKDDPGAQLAFVRNLVLKKASALGIKLRRFVDALPAEVLSYADEVGLPILEIPYELAWIDVINPMLSEILDRQASVLRRSFEIHTQFIDAVLKGAGLPSIADVLASQVRTPVAIVDTEWNLLAQTNRAGDPDEPAAVCWDEEVERLKAGKPVELSLKDGSIPSNVYRISSETSDGQVRTFIVTEVRTDNAHYGRVIALEPTRRALSRVDVLAIQHAATGAALETLKAKAAAEVERRFRSSFWQDVVNSRFQNREALIQRARALGWNFATPHILLMVSLDSRDVVSQNPRAENTVDIVRDRILRVVGLTRSSNDSCGHGMLCFDDGSGMVVLVPVDRNTDAIRAKETAMEIAHSIKKAVNSEIAPMTVSVGIGRFYPDVLELARSYREARECVGLGRALFGDNSVIHFDDLGLYRLLSRASDPKELETFISEQIGRLVEYDRLHHTQLLTSLEEYIASNGNIRAAAAAMHVHINTMKYRLRRLEKVLGVDLRSHEVCFNLELALKLRRYVQLFS
- a CDS encoding tetratricopeptide repeat protein, translating into MGTSNEIHALRAKGLEYMRRGEFEEAQKVFERLAKSDPDPSSRNNLAACRFKQGDLKGALGALEPNLEAELLNPFAHALAAQVFAALGRRGEAERHLARAISDFETGMKTVVPAGLAAEEPWREYTVIIKRAAGDLGHHRQVLDLYRKWERYHVNPEDRFLAGVAAFNLGRFSQAVSFWRAVAPRGWGFADVYVTVASAVDAGTVPPFPLEYHVPEPHEIKGHKTADDLRSLAQQGWFRMLALGSILGASRDYEGKRLAAAQLGTIIRYGGDWGLDLAKRILSAPADIGQEMKVAAADALVELGIYKEGESIEAVVDGKPRYLVIRTSKIAEEPDETVEVLLEEASLLRSVGKIDEAIEKLRPLLERGSFYPPAILMLANLLRRKDQLDEAEGLLLTLKDVAPSDPAVLFNLAGLYIQRGDPMRARKYADQIDRRRATDEIREKLPLLEDEIDRLELLTVRPSEVAAVVAESWREDQEDKPISLNTKLSQAVRTVPAGWVNAACEAHGIDPASTRHRKERAEALTRRLVDLRHMEEIVSNLEEDERAALRFVLNEGGWAKISALTRRFGSMEGDGFWWEETPPRSTLGRLRLKALLFVGRAVIDGRRCKVAVIPLELREGLAKLLGSRPPAAGAPERACRKAPSEAPDESGQGGARQEAAKSAGFKRGRRAPRGGR
- a CDS encoding GntR family transcriptional regulator, encoding MRQRVSVSDEVEEYLRDLIRKLGPNQRLPSESELCAETGAGRSTIREVIRTLEKEGLLFRRQGVGTFTVVNHGPVIGGLEVLRGIPKIVRAAGQKPKIVSTTIAVINDVSDEIRSALGLGDETQQVVYARQLYLSDDVPIILGDSFVPGRLFSDPVAFCARLKDAAEKSLCLFEVLERYKIFVKYAVSDVEAVAAPEPISDLLDVPRGHPLLLLKEVHYSGQGKPVIYSRDFIETARYRCVVVRRKI